GAGTTTAGCGGCAGCATGAGTTGCACTCAAAGGGTCGTTGCGTTCATCGACAACGTCATTAATATTAAGGTAAAGTTTGCCCGTGCCTGGCATAAACTGCCAAAGCCCACTGGCCCCCACTTTGCTGATCGCTTTGAAATTAAACATCGATTCTACAAAGACTAAACGAGTAATTTCGGAAGGTATGCTATAAGAATTAAAAATTTCTTCCATCTGAGGCAAATAAGTCCCACTTGCCGCAATGGCGCTCATAAATTTATTTTTCATCGCAGTTTGGGAACGCAGGCGTGCTGGTGTGGCGGCTGTTTTAAAACGCTCAGGTTCAGTGACATTTTTAAAAAAATCGTAAATCTTTTTTTCATCGGCATTAAGATCAGCCAATGCAGTGGTCCCCATATCGACATCGTGGAGTTTTAACAAGATCGTTCGAATGCGCTCCATCTCGGTGTCTACTTGCAGACCCTTCATTTCTTTTTTTTGTTGGGGGGTAAGATAGGGGTCACCCAAAATTTTTGAAACATTGATAACCGCATAAACAATATCTAAGTGTTCGGTATCGTGGAGGAGCACATAATTGTCGTCATATTTAGAATAAATGCTTTTCCAAAAATCAACTTGGGGCCGCAGCTCGGGGGGTGTTTTAAAGCTGTGATGAAGCAGTTTGCGCCCTGGAGGAGTGAGGGTTTCAGCTTTAGGGGTTTTGCGTTTGGCATGCAAGGGAACCAGAGGTAAAACTAGGAGTAGAATTGTCATTACAACCAGGCTTGTCAGGGCGAGATTGCTTCGCGGACGCTCGCAATGACAGATAATAGATGTCATTGCGAGGAGGCATTTAGGCTGACGAAGCAATCTTTTTTTCATAGGGAATTTATTACAACCTTCTCTCAAAGAAAAAACAAGAAAAAATTGCATAATCATGTCACGTATGGATCCCGGGTCTAGCCCGGGATGACGCAATACCGTCATGCCGGACCTGATCCGGCATCCATTCATTCATTCTGAACCCAGCAGGGCGAAGCAATCTTCTGTTTTATTTTAATGGCAATAAATGCAAGAATCTCTTACAAAATAGCCTATGGTGTTTTGGAAATATGCATGCATAGGGTTCGGATTAGTTTTACTTATTTCCTGTTCTAGCCAAAAGCGTGACCCTCAAGAACTCGTGATCGCTCTAGAAGAATATCCCAATCAACTCGATCCGCGGCTAGCCCGCGGGGCCTATAATGTAAAGGTCGTCAAGCTCCTCTTTAACGGCTTGCTGAAATACGACCAAAATTTAAAGTTGGTCCCCGATTTAGCAGAAAAATATGAATTTCTTTCTGATCAAACCTTAAAAATCACCATAAAAAAGGGGATTCATTTTCATGATGGTACCGAACTAAAAATCGATGATGTCCTATTTACTTTTCAATCGGTTTTGAAAGCCCGGCAAAATTCTCCTGCGTATCAAGATTTTTCTAAAATCAAATCGTTGGAAAAAATCGATGACTATACCCTCGTGGTGCAACTCAAAGAACCTTATGCCCCTTTTCTTACCGCGCTTACTTTGGGCATTGTGCCACGCTCTGCCGATCAACAGCTGTCATTCAAAGATCATCCTATTGGCACTGGGCCTTTTAAATTTTTGCAACAGCAAAGTGAGCGGTTTATTTTGTTGGAAAAAAACCCTGATTATTTTGCGGGGCCAGCCCACTTAAGCAGAGTGCGGATTCGCACCATTAAAGACGAAACCACTCGGGTTTTAGAACTCATTAAAGGTAACATTGACCTCATTCAAAATGCGGTTCCTCCCAATTGGTTGCCTTGGCTCACTAAGCATTATCCCTTTCAGGTGTTGCACGATAAAAGTATTAATTATCAATACCTCGGGTTTAATTTACGAGATCCTATTTTAAGTAATGTCAAAGT
This genomic window from Deltaproteobacteria bacterium contains:
- a CDS encoding transglycosylase SLT domain-containing protein codes for the protein MTILLLVLPLVPLHAKRKTPKAETLTPPGRKLLHHSFKTPPELRPQVDFWKSIYSKYDDNYVLLHDTEHLDIVYAVINVSKILGDPYLTPQQKKEMKGLQVDTEMERIRTILLKLHDVDMGTTALADLNADEKKIYDFFKNVTEPERFKTAATPARLRSQTAMKNKFMSAIAASGTYLPQMEEIFNSYSIPSEITRLVFVESMFNFKAISKVGASGLWQFMPGTGKLYLNINDVVDERNDPLSATHAAAKLLKSNYEALGTWPLAINAYNSGRGSLRRAIDTLGTTDIATIITQYRGGSYGFASRNFFPSFLAALETAENYSKYFGSIKKEPPALLEKFPLSQEASLDDLANETGLSKDVLVRLNLGLKDPYLHEGKPIPTGATINIPRGEAPLFAKALKKIVEYRLVSADPSKNPLVIQK
- a CDS encoding ABC transporter substrate-binding protein produces the protein MVFWKYACIGFGLVLLISCSSQKRDPQELVIALEEYPNQLDPRLARGAYNVKVVKLLFNGLLKYDQNLKLVPDLAEKYEFLSDQTLKITIKKGIHFHDGTELKIDDVLFTFQSVLKARQNSPAYQDFSKIKSLEKIDDYTLVVQLKEPYAPFLTALTLGIVPRSADQQLSFKDHPIGTGPFKFLQQQSERFILLEKNPDYFAGPAHLSRVRIRTIKDETTRVLELIKGNIDLIQNAVPPNWLPWLTKHYPFQVLHDKSINYQYLGFNLRDPILSNVKVRWAIAYLLDIDNLIQFKLKGYAQPATGILSPIHWAYNQKLLGFHYDLEKANSLLDDAGFPDPPGAAPRFKLTYKTSTNASSVDMALAIKELFRQAHIEVEVKPYDWGIFYKDIRTGNFQLFSLLWVGVTDPDIFYQVFASSQIPPNGSNRGFYANTQVDTLAHQAQKTYDPAKRKSYYDPLQEIVANELPYVSLWHPDNIVVMQKDLKGYYLTPNASFEGLVSTYRE